The Harpia harpyja isolate bHarHar1 unplaced genomic scaffold, bHarHar1 primary haplotype scaffold_328, whole genome shotgun sequence genome includes a window with the following:
- the CAMTA2 gene encoding LOW QUALITY PROTEIN: calmodulin-binding transcription activator 2 (The sequence of the model RefSeq protein was modified relative to this genomic sequence to represent the inferred CDS: deleted 5 bases in 5 codons), with the protein MSSKEPTEVSERSHLKVFLPRKLVECLPKCPVLPKEQLRWNTNEEIASYLITFEKHDEWLSCSPKTRPQNGSVILYNRKKVKYRKDGYCWKKRKDGKTTREDHMKLKVQGVECLYGCYVHSSIVPTFHRRCYWLLQNPDIVLVHYLNVPAMEECSRPCAPPLFCAATADPREWLKWSQEELVAQLRPMFHGMKWGCSNGGGGPAGLSLEQLVQHVLESHQARPPPRTHACLCAGGLGTPGHKCGSTKHRIISPKVERGGRGGSSGGRAPQSRPLLPRHHPTLPRPGGAPPPKGPPLFPRASPFYPRRGQTYGCEAEAPPGAPPPLPEAPPKLGGDEEEEEEEGVGAGTAGTPPGPRRYPPIPSPPSASPLPSCWRAPPLPLLPPPDEPPVAITDFSPEWSYPEGGVKVLITGPWGAGAYSCLFDRVAVPAALVQPGVLRCYCPPHEAGVAAPARGLPPPGSFRLLPHSSTGHGAGRPAPPGSQLDWLSLDGEGPVPSVHPGAAGAAGDAAGGPGPPRGPPPPPRGAPPETPPEQGPGSCFEARVVAVCEAMMARPGWLGTSSSSSSSSSSGTSSSSSGTALAHGATFRGMTLLHLAAAQGYAGLVEALRRWRALAADSLELEQEVDPLNVDHFSCTPLMWACALGHREAAERLCRWDRRALAVPDTLGRLPLGLARARGHLALVTRLEELQPQLSPASPRCHLPGLRVPSPLSASPDTGLSTASSLSSPSGLSEGPASVPLPPGPPGPPEDESWAPPPPSPPRRRAEVVTLAQQIIEATPERIKQEAPGGPPGTAGGAPATAGGAPGDARDAGAERRHGLAGHLPGERRPPPRAPPTGTPRSGGALPGVLGGPRAAAPPPPSAAGWAEFLNASGGGRGESAVALLTLSDQEQHELYEAARLVQGAFRKYRGRRLKEQQEMAAAVIQRCYRKYKQLTWIALKFALYQRMTQAAILIQSKFRSYAEQKRFQRRRRAAVLIQQRYRSHREHQRLQQGPRAPPAGLPPRLRGTFLTIKQDQAARKIMRFLRRCRHRMEELKQSKEGDSLQKRGLAS; encoded by the exons ATGAGCAGCAAGGAACCCACCGAGGTCTCTg AGAGGAGCCACCTGAAGGTTTTCCTGCCCCGGAAGCTGGTGGAGTGTCTGCCCAAATGCCCCGTCCTGCCCAAGGAGCAGCTGCGCTGGAACACCAACgag GAAATCGCCTCCTATCTCATCACCTTCGAGAAACACGACGAGTGGCTCTCCTGCTCCCCCAAGACCAG GCCGCAGAACGGCTCCGTCATCCTCTACAACCGGAAGAAGGTGAAGTACCGCAAGGATGGCTATTGCTGGAAGAAGCGCAAGGATGGCAAGACCACTCGCGAGGACCACATGAAGCTGAAGGTGCAGGGGGTGGAG TGCCTCTATGGCTGCTACGTCCACTCCTCCATCGTCCCCACCTTCCACCGTCGCTGCTACTGGCTGCTGCAG AACCCCGACATCGTCCTGGTTCACTACCTGAACGTCCCAGCCATGGAGGAGTGCAGCcgcccctgtgcccccccactGT TTTGCGCCGCCACTGCCGACCCCCGCGAGTGGCTCAAGTGGTCGCAAGAGGAGCTCGTCGCCCAGCTCCGCCCCATGT ttCACGGGATGAAGTGGGGCTGCAgtaacgggggggggggc ccggcCGGGCTCTCGCTGGAGCAGCTGGTGCAGCACGTCCTGGAGAGTCACCAAGCGCGGCCGCCCCCCCGCACCCACGCCTGCCTCTGCGCCGGGGGGCTGG gCACCCCAGGCCACAAGTGCGGCAGCACCAAACACCGCATCATCTCCCCCAAAGTggagcggggggggcgggggggcagcagcggcggccgagccccccaaagccgccccctcctcccccgacACCACCCAACCCTCCCCAGGCctgggggggccccccccccgaagggccccccccttttcccccggGCCTCCCCCTTTTA CCCCCGCCGGGGCCAAACCTACGGCTGTGAGGCCGAAGCCCCTcccggcgccccccccccgctccccgaaGCCCCCCCAAAATTGGGTggtgatgaggaagaggaggaggaggagggggtgggggcCGGCACCGCCGGCACCCCCCCGGGACCTCGGCGCTACCCGCCGATCCCCAGCCCCCCTTCGGCCTcccctttgccgagctgctggcGG gcacccccccttcccctcctgcccccccccgacGAGCCGCCGGTGGCCATCACCGACTTCTCCCCGGAGTGGTCCTACCCCGAg GGTGGGGTGAAGGTGCTGATCACGGGGCCGTGGGGCGCCGGCGCCTACAGCTGCCTCTTCGACCGCGTCGCGGTGCCGGCCGCC CTGGTGCAGCCGGGCGTCCTGCGCTGCTACTGTCCCC CGCACGAGGCAGGTGTGGCCGCCCCTGCGCGTGGcctgcccccccccggctcctttCGGCTGCTGCCCCATTCGAGTACCGGGCACGGGGCGGGGCGACCGGCCCCCCCCGGATCCCAGCTGGACTGGTTGTCCCTCGATGGTGA AGGCCCAGTTCCGTCTGTCCATCCTGGAGCggctggagcagctggagacGCGGCTGGGGGCCCtggccccccccgcggcccccccccccccccacggggaGCCCCCCCGGAGACCCCGCCGGAGCAG GGGCCGGGGTCCTGCTTCGAGGCGCGGGTGGTGGCCGTCTGCGAGGCCATGATGGCGCGGCCGGGCTGGCTGGGGAcatcgtcgtcgtcgtcgtcgtcatCATCATCGGGGACCTCGTCGTCGTCATCGGGAACGGCGCTGGCCCATGGGGCCACCTTCCGCGGGATGACGCTGCTGCACCTGGCGGCTGCCCAGGGCTACGCCGGCCTGGTGGAGGCCCTGCGGCGCTGGCG GGCGCTGGCGGCCGACAGcctggagctggagcaggaggtCGAC CCCCTTAACGTGGACCATTTCTCCTGCACCCCCCTG ATGTGGGCGTGCGCCCTGGGTCACCgggaggcggcg gagcggcTGTGCCGCTGGGACCGGCGGGCGCTGGCCGTCCCCGACACCCTGGGGCGGCTGCCGCTGGGCCTGGCCCGCGCCCGCGGCCACCTGGCCCTTGTCACCCGCCTGGAGGAGCTGCAGCCGCAGCTGTCACCTGCGTCCCCGCGCTGTCACCTCCCCGGCCTGCGCGTCCCCTCCCCGCTCTCCGCCAGCCCTGACACAG GGCTGAGCACGGCCAgcagcctctcctccccctcGGGGCTCTCGGAGGGACCAGCCTCCGTCCCCCTGCCCCCCGGCCCTCCCGGCCCCCCCGAGGACGAGAGCTGggcgccgcccccccccagccccccccgacGCCGA GCGGAGGTGGTGACGCTGGCCCAGCAGATCATCGAGGCCACGCCCGAGCGCATCAAGCAGGAGGCGCCGGGGGGGCCCCCGGGGACAGCGGGGGGGGCCCCAGCGACGGCGGGGGGGGCCCCTGGGGACGCCAGGGACGCCGGGGCTGAGCGCCGCCATGGCCTGGCTGGCCACCTACCTGGAGAGCGTCGaccgcccccccgcgccccccccacAGGTACCCCCCGG AGCGGAGGCGCCCTCCCGGGGGTCCTCGGGGGTCCCCGagcggctgcccccccccccccctcggcgGCCGGCTGGGCCGAGTTCCTCAACGCctcgggggggggc cggggggagaGCGCCGTCGCCCTCCTCACCCTCTCCGACCAGGAGCAGCACGAGCTCTACGAGGCCGCCCGCCTCGTCCAGGGCGCCTTCCGCAAGTACCGG GGCCGGAGGctgaaggagcagcaggagatggcGGCCGCCGTCATCCAGCGCTGCTACCGCAAGTATAAGCAG CTTACCTGGATTGCTCTGAAG TTTGCGCTGTACCAGCGGATGACGCAGGCGGCCATCCTGATCCAGAGCAAGTTCCGCAGCTACGCGGAGCAGAAGCGGTtccagcggcggcggcgcgcggccGTCCTCATCCAGCAGCGCTACCGCAGCCACCGCGAGCACCAGCGCCTGCAGCAgggcccccgcgccccccccgccgGCCTGCCCCCACGCCTCCG ggGCACCTTCCTCACCATCAAGCAGGACCAGGCGGCCCGGAAGATCATGCGGTTCCTGCGGCGCTGCCGCCACCG gaTGGAGGAGCTGAAGCAGAGCAAGGAGGGGGACAGTTTACAGAAGCGGGGCCTGGCCTCGTGA
- the LOC128138307 gene encoding serine/arginine repetitive matrix protein 1-like, which translates to MEDKPQASLGRFARQSRTVSRHRRDTDATGPDRLWASSPHQTDARRHRQASPLTVYIRRPASLPCFSQNSRVYPQIYQHQQPPPPRSPPARRPRCCPRRARSAAAAAAPPPRGGTPSVRSHLEELKRRQSSIDEMKRQAWGGDPQVSRGEWGGPTLPHSPPRGGGRRSPPPSRGGCRMGGRSHSGR; encoded by the exons ATGGAGGACAAGCCCCAGGCGTCCCTTGGCCGCTTCGCCAG gCAATCCCGCACCGTCAGCCGCCACCGCCGCGACACCGACGCCACCGGGCCCGACAGGCTCTGGGCGTCGAG CCCTCACCAGACGGACGCACGCCGACATCGCCAGGCCTCGCCGCTCACGGTATACATACGGCGACCCGCCTCGCTGCCATGTTTTTCCCAAAACTCCCGGGTTTATCCCCAGATTTACCAGCACCAACAaccgccccctccccgcagccccccggcacgCCGGCCTCGCTGCTGCCCTCGCCGCGCTcgctctgccgccgccgccgccgcccccccgccccgcggtgGCACCCCCTCGGTCCGCTCCCACCTGGAGGAGCTGAAGCGGAGGCAGAGCAGCATCGACGA gatgaAGCGGCAGGCGTGGGGCGGGGACCCCCAGGTGAgccggggggagtgggggggccccaccctgccccacagccccccccggggagggggcaggaggagcccccccccctcccgtggGGGCTGCCGGATGGGTGGGAGGAGCCATTCAGGACGGTGA